A stretch of DNA from Balearica regulorum gibbericeps isolate bBalReg1 chromosome 7, bBalReg1.pri, whole genome shotgun sequence:
AGTTATTTTCTGTTACACAATtagagaataaaaacattttcatcctGACAaggtctcaaaaaaaaaacatgtCCTACTTAGCTGTAACCCCCCATGGCATCGTCTCATGAGAAGTTATGTAGATTTGTGTAACTTTTAAACCTCCAAAACTGGATTGTGCATTTTCTCCATAGCTGTTGGCTCAGTTAGTGAAGAATGGAAGGATTGTCCTAGAAGAggccaaatttattttatttctccccccccccccatgtcctTAAAACCAAGCTCTACTGAGAATAGCAAAGAtacctgcttttcttctcccaaaaaaaagaagaaaagtttgagTAGCCAGCAAGCTCCTTCTACTGCCTTCCTATTCTGGTTGCCATTCCAGAAGCCTAGTTCAAATCCCCTCTGCAAGAGTTGCCTTTTCAAAGATGGTCCACACACTTCTAATCAAGATTACCCATGAAGAGCTGCGCTGTCATCTATAGAAAAGTttaggaaaaacatttaatatttgttgATACTAAGGATGATACAGATTAAAATACTAACAATACAACAGCAAGATGGAGATAAAACGTGAATTTTGCACTAAACCTTACCAATTACTCACCACCTAATTACCTGAATTGTTATTCGGCTACATAGTTTCTACTCACCCCAGCCTGATGCCATGGAAACTCCAGAACCAACTATCTGCTTTGGAGATTTCCCTGGAAATATTAATTCCAAGGGGCTGTCAGGCTGGCATTAGCTCAAGCACACAAAATTCTTAAATCTGACTTATCAATTGTATTTTGACACACAGATATTAAGTGCTTTTACCCTCACCACACCAGAGGATAGAAACCACATAGTTTGATCACATATATCCCAGCAATCAAAATATCTGATGTGCTGACTAATCACAATCACTATTCTCAACgccttcagggtttttttttttaacctgtctttattttcattgtctgcagagaaaaggaaaaacatgaacaaaagcTTACATTAACCTACCCAAGAAGataattcttcagaaataatgaaaaactatATCAGAAATCCTTCTGCATCTTCAGATTAAAAACAATCAGTGTTTAATTTTTACGCTAAAGAAACCAAATGTATCAAGCTTTCTACCAAAACCAacaagcacagggaaaaaacccaacaaaaccaaaccacaccacTAAAACACAATTCCACAAACATTTCAGAGCTACAATTTCCTGTCAAAAACCAAGCTGTCTGAAAATAGATTTCTgccttgtaaaaataaaacatgtattgTTGATGTTTCTCTCATTTAAGATAAAATTCACAGTACAGTAAGCACTGTAATTCTGAAACAACATTAACaggataaaaatcaaaatgtgtgGAAAACACACATGACTTTCTAGACTCAACAGTAAGTCTTACTTACaacctcctcctttctccacGTCCTCAAAACCTAGTAAAttcattcttccatttttaagcCCTCGCTAAAGGCTATTTACTTTCAATAAAAGAATAAACTAAAATAGTGAATACAAATATCAAAAGCTTCTAATGTACCTCTGCTCCACAAAGCTTACAACAGCTTCTGTCAATCAGAACACTGATTGACTATCAATACATACACAAATTAATGCATGGAAGTCACGTAGCAAAAACCTAGATACATAATCCAAAAGCACTGGGAACGTAGTGTCTTGCATTTGTTTGATAAATTACActgtatgtataaaaatatcCGTATTTAAGATTTATCAAGGACAAAGtttaaaaacttcctttttttcccgGCACATGCATGCATGTGTCTGAGAAAAAGGGTGTTTGTTTTTGCAGGGGCCTACATTAAACTTTTTTGTCCCCTATAAACATCAATAAAACTACAAAACGCAAGTCTCAAACTGCTTTTCCAAGCTGGCCACAATTATCATGAAAAGTTAACAACCATTTCtaaattcttttaaagcacTACATCCCAACATCATAATTAAAGACAGAAAGCAGACCATACCACAAGCAGCTGAAAATATATCAGGAATTTGTATGTAGttacacataaaaaaatataattacataGCTATGCCCAATTTTGGGGAGAAATCTATGTTCTGCTCTTGGGCTACAGCAGACAATCCTACTAAAATTACAAATCAAAGTCTGAGCAGGTGACACAAACCCTGTCCAAGTCCCAAACTGGTATCTACATTATTAAATTGGCAGTGGTGACACAGTATCCAGCGTGCCTGAAACACACGAAACATGACACATTGATTATACCAAATTCTTTTTGTTAGAAGTTCTGATTGTTAGTGACATGttaataaaatctgaattgCTGAATTCCAAAGTCTGTTTGGATAAAGGCATATGAACAGTGGAAAGCGATGAAGGACAGCCAGACAGTATTTTCCTCACGCCCACGGAAATCCCAAGGTTGGCTCCCTGACTTCAGCTGGAGGGCCACAGCACTGCAACAACTCTCCATCCCTTCTTCAGACTCAATGATGTTTCTTGCAGATCAGTTATAAGTTTTGCAATAGGAAAAAGGTTGTTATGCATATTGCGTATCACATTTGAGACGTACAAAGAGTCCTCCTACAGTGAGCTACAGTCAAGTATCTACCCTTAAAGATTCTACGCTTGAACAAactgagaaatcaaaataaagttCAGTTCAAAAGGGTCCTATACATACACATTATAGAAACAAGACAACGGAAGAAGTCAGATAGGTTAAATATCTCCTACCAATCTCTAAAACCAGgagtgaaaaaggaagaaaatagctATCGCCTATCATTTGccaaaattaattcctttattCTTTGTGAGCACAACCATGAGACTGCATAAGGAAGGACCTGTTCTGTCCTGACTTgaggataaggaaaaaaaaagtatgtaaacAGCCTAATCAAGGTCACCTGTCCAGAAACAGGAGTTCCTAAACAAGAAGTTTCAAAAAGCTATCAGCtacagaggaaagaagaaacaattatCAAGTAAAAAACTAcattaattctgtttttaaaatatacttaataAGCAATAAACTCAAAACACTGTAATTAGGCAAGttatacatataaatacatactaTGCTGTTCATTTCTGAAGATTCATAACTTCCACAAGGATGGACACTTCCAATAGGTTCCAACCCTTCTTCATCCCACATATATGTGCCATCAGAGCTGTCAGATGGAGAAAGCTCAAAAGAGGACCCAGCTCTGTAATTCATCTCTGGAGAAATCACATTCTCGGCAGTATGCTTTGTGCTTTCAGTGTTGTCATCCACTgcttaaagaaaacaggaatagtcaagattcaaaaaaaaataaaaaatccaatATTCCAAAAAGAGAGATGTGTATTATTGCTGCCTTAACTTTTCTGAAACTGTACTGTAACAGAAATATCTGAAAGCACTCTACAGTATTGTTCCCTCAtcctagaggggaaaaaagctcaaGCTGGTACAGTAGCTACAGCTAAGCAtccttccaacctaaatctCTGCTAGCCTTTTACACTGCACTAATTCACCCATCATGAAAGCTACTTTCCAGAATTCTGTATCTTTTTAACATATTAGAAGGTGGGTTCAAAAGTAGATCCTTTGGCTCCAATTTTTCAACTGtaatttctcttaaaacaaGCGTATACTACAAGAAGCCCAGAGACTTGAAaacatggcttttaaaaacatctcctatctcttccactgttttttttttttaatttattcccaCTACTTACGAGCAGTTACAGCTCTTCTCTGCCTACATAGGCAGGAGGCGACAAGGGGGAagaaattttcttaaaagatcACCAGTCCAGAGAATTGAATGGCAAAGCAAGGACATGAGGAATACCACAACCATACCACAAGTGTGCTTAAAGGAAGTATCATTCATTCTTaacccaaagaaaaacagctcttcAAAGTCATGCTTAGGAAAGATAACTATCATGCAGAAAAAGCacttaggaaaataaatggatCAGCATAGAACCAAGTTCCATTCTGAAACAATTCACAAGCAATGGGCAATTACATAAAACAACTTAATTTCAGTTACAGAATGTTGATTTAGTACCTAAAAtttcaaacagaacaaaatatttaccAGACACATTTATATCAAGCCAGTCATCAGCATTACAGCAAGATCCTCCACTTTCCTTGAGAGAAGTGAATGGCTCAATTGACGTTATACTCCCATGCTCTAATTCTTGAAGACAGCTGtccttttcctgtatttgtatAGTTCTGTTTGGGTCTTCTATATCTATGAAATCATCACTGAAGTCTTCACTcaaatcatttttttcagaggatgACAATGAAGATATAGATATTTCATCTCCATCATCACTCATACACATGACTTTTGACCCATGTTTTCCCATACTTTCATGCAGGCCGTCACCAGATTCCGTTCTTTGAGTATCACTCTCTATAATACTGTTTTTCTCAATTGCTCTATTAATAGTTGTTGAAATGTCAGAGTTCTCCATGATGCATGTATCAGGAGTTGTACTTTTGCTGCTATCCACAATGATATTTCCAGCAAATCGCTGCCTGGTAGGCTTCAGCAGAGAAGGCCGACTTAATCTGTATCCAAACGAAGGTGCTGACCCAGATCCATTTGACAGTGGGGGCTTCTTTGAACAAGGAGCCGACGTACCAGAGTAGGGCCTGGTAAATCCATACTTCATAGGTTCATTTCCATTGGGTACATCCAACTGATGTGCGTTTCTTGATAACAAAGTCGACCTCTGAGATGTCCTGGCAGCTAGATTTTGACTACGATAAGGCCTTGTAAGATCCACAGCTTTATTAAAGGAATGTGACCTGGTTAAAGATGCAGTGGGAAGGAAAGAATTCTGAATGGAATGTGAAAAACTTTGTGATCTTACCATTTTTTCACAGGAGAAAGCCTTGCTGTTGTCTGTAGATTGTGCCAGGCTTTCTCCTGAACTTGTCCTTGTGGCACTGGAATTAGCTCTCGGTCTCTGCAAACCTACCACCGGCCTATTTCcataaaatccatttaaatgtgattttggaGCATTGAGTCCAGAATATGAGGTCCTTCTTGACAGGGTACCTTTGGTGAATTTTGCTGAACTAGAGAGTCCAGGCAAAGACTTTGGGTTTAACTCCTCAGTAGAAGATACAAACATAttggtttgctttgctgccTTTGATGCAACTGAAACAGTACTGTTCAAACCCACCCTGAGCACATCATTACCCAATGCTCCTTGAGATTGAGAATACTTCTCAGaatcaattaatttttcattacagtTATGTTTAGAGTTGGTGTCTCTCCCATTTTGATCATTAAGTtgatatttatttgattttttccagttgaaag
This window harbors:
- the CCSER2 gene encoding serine-rich coiled-coil domain-containing protein 2 isoform X3 produces the protein MEEKNQIRTSLVSRLPKYGTKTLGSVLQPMPNGTAVSLAGNNGGKNFDKHNGTVPMSSFSFNWKKSNKYQLNDQNGRDTNSKHNCNEKLIDSEKYSQSQGALGNDVLRVGLNSTVSVASKAAKQTNMFVSSTEELNPKSLPGLSSSAKFTKGTLSRRTSYSGLNAPKSHLNGFYGNRPVVGLQRPRANSSATRTSSGESLAQSTDNSKAFSCEKMVRSQSFSHSIQNSFLPTASLTRSHSFNKAVDLTRPYRSQNLAARTSQRSTLLSRNAHQLDVPNGNEPMKYGFTRPYSGTSAPCSKKPPLSNGSGSAPSFGYRLSRPSLLKPTRQRFAGNIIVDSSKSTTPDTCIMENSDISTTINRAIEKNSIIESDTQRTESGDGLHESMGKHGSKVMCMSDDGDEISISSLSSSEKNDLSEDFSDDFIDIEDPNRTIQIQEKDSCLQELEHGSITSIEPFTSLKESGGSCCNADDWLDINVSAVDDNTESTKHTAENVISPEMNYRAGSSFELSPSDSSDGTYMWDEEGLEPIGSVHPCGSYESSEMNSIDILNNLDSCDLEDDDLMLDVDLPEDPPHDKDECENMSRYDRQDRNARQHQEGFWKRAPQQRWNTQDHYHLGHTDHYIHGKNDLNRGSNYLESPIGHFESYGAPNFYQSPRQLVGLPENTVMLDEMTLRHMVQDCTAVKTQLLKLKRLLHQNDENVSLQDILLSVPSSPEPQEPESTFKMDDLLNEIRQLKDQLKKKDETINQLEHKLATRCNCQKDSQKPTGATCAYADKFTQTSWRRSSGGYSAPSFSPWQGSFQGIPRTVPPHRRQRVEKLVHYFCDKACLKYYSLPAAFPVPQTSPREN
- the CCSER2 gene encoding serine-rich coiled-coil domain-containing protein 2 isoform X6; protein product: MEEKNQIRTSLVSRLPKYGTKTLGSVLQPMPNGTAVSLAGNNGGKNFDKHNGTVPMSSFSFNWKKSNKYQLNDQNGRDTNSKHNCNEKLIDSEKYSQSQGALGNDVLRVGLNSTVSVASKAAKQTNMFVSSTEELNPKSLPGLSSSAKFTKGTLSRRTSYSGLNAPKSHLNGFYGNRPVVGLQRPRANSSATRTSSGESLAQSTDNSKAFSCEKMVRSQSFSHSIQNSFLPTASLTRSHSFNKAVDLTRPYRSQNLAARTSQRSTLLSRNAHQLDVPNGNEPMKYGFTRPYSGTSAPCSKKPPLSNGSGSAPSFGYRLSRPSLLKPTRQRFAGNIIVDSSKSTTPDTCIMENSDISTTINRAIEKNSIIESDTQRTESGDGLHESMGKHGSKVMCMSDDGDEISISSLSSSEKNDLSEDFSDDFIDIEDPNRTIQIQEKDSCLQELEHGSITSIEPFTSLKESGGSCCNADDWLDINVSVDDNTESTKHTAENVISPEMNYRAGSSFELSPSDSSDGTYMWDEEGLEPIGSVHPCGSYESSEMNSIDILNNLDSCDLEDDDLMLDVDLPEDPPHDKDECENMSRYDRQDRNARQHQEGFWKRAPQQRWNTQDHYHLGHTDHYIHGKNDLNRGSNYLESPIGHFESYGAPNFYQSPRQLVGLPENTVMLDEMTLRHMVQDCTAVKTQLLKLKRLLHQNDENVSLQDILLSVPSSPEPQEPESTFKMDDLLNEIRQLKDQLKKKDETINQLEHKLATRCNCQKDSQKPTGATCAYADKFTQTSWRRSSGGYSAPSFSPWQGSFQGIPRTVPPHRRQTSSTTAFQQPSQFHRPRPGKTNKNTTYRGPQ
- the CCSER2 gene encoding serine-rich coiled-coil domain-containing protein 2 isoform X7, producing the protein MEEKNQIRTSLVSRLPKYGTKTLGSVLQPMPNGTAVSLAGNNGGKNFDKHNGTVPMSSFSFNWKKSNKYQLNDQNGRDTNSKHNCNEKLIDSEKYSQSQGALGNDVLRVGLNSTVSVASKAAKQTNMFVSSTEELNPKSLPGLSSSAKFTKGTLSRRTSYSGLNAPKSHLNGFYGNRPVVGLQRPRANSSATRTSSGESLAQSTDNSKAFSCEKMVRSQSFSHSIQNSFLPTASLTRSHSFNKAVDLTRPYRSQNLAARTSQRSTLLSRNAHQLDVPNGNEPMKYGFTRPYSGTSAPCSKKPPLSNGSGSAPSFGYRLSRPSLLKPTRQRFAGNIIVDSSKSTTPDTCIMENSDISTTINRAIEKNSIIESDTQRTESGDGLHESMGKHGSKVMCMSDDGDEISISSLSSSEKNDLSEDFSDDFIDIEDPNRTIQIQEKDSCLQELEHGSITSIEPFTSLKESGGSCCNADDWLDINVSAVDDNTESTKHTAENVISPEMNYRAGSSFELSPSDSSDGTYMWDEEGLEPIGSVHPCGSYESSEMNSIDILNNLDSCDLEDDDLMLDVDLPEDPPHDKDECENMSRYDRQDRNARQHQEGFWKRAPQQRWNTQDHYHLGHTDHYIHGKNDLNRGSNYLESPIGHFESYGAPNFYQSPRQLVGLPENTVMLDEMTLRHMVQDCTAVKTQLLKLKRLLHQNDENVSLQDILLSVPSSPEPQEPESTFKMDDLLNEIRQLKDQLKKKDETINQLEHKLATRCNCQKDSQKPTGATCAYADKFTQTSWRRSSGGYSAPSFSPWQGSFQGIPRTVPPHRRQRVEKLVHYFCDKA
- the CCSER2 gene encoding serine-rich coiled-coil domain-containing protein 2 isoform X5 yields the protein MEEKNQIRTSLVSRLPKYGTKTLGSVLQPMPNGTAVSLAGNNGGKNFDKHNGTVPMSSFSFNWKKSNKYQLNDQNGRDTNSKHNCNEKLIDSEKYSQSQGALGNDVLRVGLNSTVSVASKAAKQTNMFVSSTEELNPKSLPGLSSSAKFTKGTLSRRTSYSGLNAPKSHLNGFYGNRPVVGLQRPRANSSATRTSSGESLAQSTDNSKAFSCEKMVRSQSFSHSIQNSFLPTASLTRSHSFNKAVDLTRPYRSQNLAARTSQRSTLLSRNAHQLDVPNGNEPMKYGFTRPYSGTSAPCSKKPPLSNGSGSAPSFGYRLSRPSLLKPTRQRFAGNIIVDSSKSTTPDTCIMENSDISTTINRAIEKNSIIESDTQRTESGDGLHESMGKHGSKVMCMSDDGDEISISSLSSSEKNDLSEDFSDDFIDIEDPNRTIQIQEKDSCLQELEHGSITSIEPFTSLKESGGSCCNADDWLDINVSAVDDNTESTKHTAENVISPEMNYRAGSSFELSPSDSSDGTYMWDEEGLEPIGSVHPCGSYESSEMNSIDILNNLDSCDLEDDDLMLDVDLPEDPPHDKDECENMSRYDRQDRNARQHQEGFWKRAPQQRWNTQDHYHLGHTDHYIHGKNDLNRGSNYLESPIGHFESYGAPNFYQSPRQLVGLPENTVMLDEMTLRHMVQDCTAVKTQLLKLKRLLHQNDENVSLQDILLSVPSSPEPQEPESTFKMDDLLNEIRQLKDQLKKKDETINQLEHKLATRCNCQKDSQKPTGATCAYADKFTQTSWRRSSGGYSAPSFSPWQGSFQGIPRTVPPHRRQTSSTTAFQQPSQFHRPRPGKTNKNTTYRGPQ
- the CCSER2 gene encoding serine-rich coiled-coil domain-containing protein 2 isoform X4, which gives rise to MEEKNQIRTSLVSRLPKYGTKTLGSVLQPMPNGTAVSLAGNNGGKNFDKHNGTVPMSSFSFNWKKSNKYQLNDQNGRDTNSKHNCNEKLIDSEKYSQSQGALGNDVLRVGLNSTVSVASKAAKQTNMFVSSTEELNPKSLPGLSSSAKFTKGTLSRRTSYSGLNAPKSHLNGFYGNRPVVGLQRPRANSSATRTSSGESLAQSTDNSKAFSCEKMVRSQSFSHSIQNSFLPTASLTRSHSFNKAVDLTRPYRSQNLAARTSQRSTLLSRNAHQLDVPNGNEPMKYGFTRPYSGTSAPCSKKPPLSNGSGSAPSFGYRLSRPSLLKPTRQRFAGNIIVDSSKSTTPDTCIMENSDISTTINRAIEKNSIIESDTQRTESGDGLHESMGKHGSKVMCMSDDGDEISISSLSSSEKNDLSEDFSDDFIDIEDPNRTIQIQEKDSCLQELEHGSITSIEPFTSLKESGGSCCNADDWLDINVSVDDNTESTKHTAENVISPEMNYRAGSSFELSPSDSSDGTYMWDEEGLEPIGSVHPCGSYESSEMNSIDILNNLDSCDLEDDDLMLDVDLPEDPPHDKDECENMSRYDRQDRNARQHQEGFWKRAPQQRWNTQDHYHLGHTDHYIHGKNDLNRGSNYLESPIGHFESYGAPNFYQSPRQLVGLPENTVMLDEMTLRHMVQDCTAVKTQLLKLKRLLHQNDENVSLQDILLSVPSSPEPQEPESTFKMDDLLNEIRQLKDQLKKKDETINQLEHKLATRCNCQKDSQKPTGATCAYADKFTQTSWRRSSGGYSAPSFSPWQGSFQGIPRTVPPHRRQRVEKLVHYFCDKACLKYYSLPAAFPVPQTSPREN